In uncultured Bacteroides sp., the following proteins share a genomic window:
- a CDS encoding response regulator transcription factor, translating to MTMKIAIVENSVIIRNGITATLKRLPNFRIQPLEVSSIESLKECIKMNCIDILIINPAFGGFFDVSKFKGEILDLNIKIVSLVSAYVDKSILSRYDETISVYDDMDDLYRKISSLQNLPKRNNEGENEMLSVREKEIVVCVVKGMTNKEIAGNLFISIHTVITHRRNIAKKLQIHSSAGLTIYAIVNNLVDISEVKKNLT from the coding sequence ATGACTATGAAGATTGCAATTGTAGAAAATTCAGTCATTATCCGAAATGGGATTACAGCTACATTGAAGCGTCTGCCCAATTTCAGGATTCAGCCTTTAGAAGTTTCTTCTATAGAATCACTTAAAGAATGCATAAAGATGAATTGTATTGATATACTAATAATCAATCCGGCATTCGGTGGTTTCTTTGATGTGTCAAAGTTTAAAGGAGAAATTCTGGATCTGAATATTAAAATTGTTTCTCTTGTTAGTGCTTATGTAGATAAATCTATTCTGAGTAGATATGATGAAACAATCTCAGTTTATGATGATATGGATGATTTATATCGTAAAATTAGTTCTTTGCAGAATTTACCAAAAAGGAATAATGAAGGCGAAAATGAGATGTTAAGTGTTCGCGAAAAGGAAATTGTAGTATGCGTAGTTAAGGGAATGACAAACAAAGAAATTGCCGGGAACTTATTCATATCTATCCATACAGTAATAACGCATCGTAGAAACATTGCAAAAAAGTTGCAGATACATAGCTCTGCCGGACTTACTATTTATGCTATTGTAAATAACCTGGTAGATATTAGTGAAGTGAAAAAGAACCTTACATAA
- a CDS encoding FeoB-associated Cys-rich membrane protein, translating to MVQNIITLMIVFAAIVYVALSVFRKPATKNQSKCAGCSGCALKDMVKDKSGDKLYGCH from the coding sequence ATGGTACAGAATATTATAACTTTAATGATTGTTTTTGCAGCAATAGTTTATGTAGCACTCTCTGTTTTCAGAAAACCTGCAACGAAGAATCAGTCGAAATGTGCTGGTTGCTCTGGCTGTGCACTAAAGGATATGGTAAAAGATAAAAGTGGGGATAAATTATATGGTTGCCATTAA
- a CDS encoding carbohydrate porin, giving the protein MKKVICLYALSLSLLLFFSFPLYAQDALYEKDNAFSFEASYIGDDINNFSGGIHTGSSYLGMANLRLRFDTQSSGLWNGGQFYVNAANIHGSSPSSELLGDMQVASNIDAGNHTYIQELWYKQALGKVELTAGLQDLNVEFANSAYGSIFMNSSFGILPVISTNISAPIFPLTTLGVTAKWALSEKISLLGAIYDGTPTDFDYNPYNINWHLASEDGFLAISELQYNVDIATLPGTYKVGAYSHNHMVENATDSLSNNIFGLYVYADQKVWAQNNKSLGLFAQLGYSPSQASINNYYLGLGLNYTGLFTKQGKDVLGLAIAHQHFTDGLKSETTIELTYRYQLTKNFFVQPDFQYIINPAGTGETLNNCFAGNLRFGISF; this is encoded by the coding sequence ATGAAAAAAGTGATTTGTCTGTACGCTCTTTCATTAAGTCTTCTTCTGTTTTTTTCTTTTCCGCTATATGCTCAGGATGCTTTATATGAAAAGGATAATGCCTTTAGCTTTGAAGCATCCTATATTGGAGATGATATCAATAATTTTTCCGGAGGTATTCATACTGGTTCAAGCTATTTAGGTATGGCTAATCTTCGACTCCGTTTTGATACACAAAGTTCCGGATTATGGAATGGAGGGCAGTTTTATGTAAATGCTGCCAATATACATGGTTCATCTCCTTCTTCTGAATTACTTGGCGATATGCAGGTTGCTTCAAATATTGATGCCGGAAATCATACTTATATTCAGGAATTATGGTACAAGCAGGCATTGGGAAAGGTTGAACTGACTGCTGGTTTGCAGGACCTGAATGTGGAATTTGCTAACTCTGCTTACGGATCTATTTTTATGAATAGTTCCTTTGGTATACTTCCGGTTATTTCCACAAATATATCAGCTCCAATCTTTCCGCTTACCACATTAGGGGTAACAGCTAAATGGGCTCTATCTGAAAAAATCTCATTGCTTGGTGCCATATATGATGGAACTCCTACCGATTTTGATTATAATCCTTACAATATAAATTGGCATTTAGCTTCGGAAGACGGGTTCTTAGCAATTTCGGAACTTCAGTACAATGTAGATATAGCGACATTGCCAGGTACCTATAAAGTCGGTGCTTATTCACATAATCATATGGTGGAGAATGCAACAGATTCTCTCAGTAATAATATATTTGGTCTTTATGTTTATGCCGACCAGAAAGTGTGGGCACAAAATAATAAAAGTCTCGGTCTGTTTGCCCAACTAGGTTATAGTCCCTCTCAGGCAAGTATAAATAACTATTATCTGGGGTTGGGGCTTAATTATACCGGCTTGTTTACTAAACAAGGCAAAGATGTTTTAGGTCTTGCCATCGCACATCAACACTTCACCGATGGACTTAAAAGTGAAACAACTATTGAACTTACTTATCGTTATCAACTGACAAAGAATTTTTTTGTTCAGCCTGACTTTCAATACATTATTAATCCTGCTGGAACAGGCGAAACATTGAATAACTGTTTTGCAGGAAACTTACGTTTTGGTATTAGCTTTTAA
- the feoB gene encoding ferrous iron transport protein B, giving the protein MEKYKNNYLSGLQNDETGVIVKVRGHGAFRKRITEMGFVKGKSVKVIKNAPLQDPVEYEIMGYNVSLRRSEAALIEVASVNNALQTKQSVFEGTFEEDSLETIENIKGRFINVALVGNPNCGKTTLFNYASGSHEKVGNYGGVTVDSKEAYVKQGDYKLKLVDLPGTYSITEYTPEELYVRSHIIENKPDVVVNVIDASNLERNLFLTTQLIDMNIKVVIALNMFDELEEKGIKLDYQSLGKMIGIPIVPTVAVKGKGIPELISKVIEVYENRDTTAKHIHINYGNTIENSISKTQMVIKQNPEISDRYSTRYLTIKLLENDKATLSLLKTCKNFNVIEKKSSKEIQELEKEYSEDSETIITDAKYGFIAGALKETLIESKNVKCSKNRNIDNLLTHKIFGFPVFLFFMWLMFQTTFTVGSYPMDWIDSGVGFISDFVSNIMPGGALRDLLVDGIIAGVGGVIVFLPNILILFFFISLMEDTGYMARVSFIMDRLMHKIGLHGKSFIPLLMGFGCNVPAIMATRTLENRKDRMLTMLITPFMSCSARLPVYVLLISAFFPKNQGLVLFSIYIIGIVIAVLVALVFKNTIFSKQDVPFVMELPPYRIPTLKNTSIHMWHKGSQYLRKMGSVILLASIFIWALTYYPRDVKYSTDYNAQIAAISANTLLPDSVKQTKTSDLELMKASEHQEQSYIGRLGHFIEPTIKPLGFDWRIGISIITGLAAKEIVVGSMGILYHADLKADENSNNLIDKLQQQEHTSGTLKGQKVFTPLVAFGFMLFVLIYFPCIAVIAAIKKESNWKWAGFTMFYTTAIAWIVAFLTYQIGNFII; this is encoded by the coding sequence ATGGAAAAATATAAAAACAATTACTTGTCGGGACTGCAGAATGATGAAACCGGAGTTATAGTAAAAGTAAGAGGGCATGGTGCTTTTCGCAAAAGAATTACTGAAATGGGATTTGTGAAAGGCAAATCTGTAAAAGTGATAAAAAATGCTCCTCTGCAAGATCCTGTAGAATATGAAATTATGGGCTATAATGTTTCTTTGAGGCGCAGTGAAGCTGCATTGATTGAGGTAGCTTCAGTCAACAATGCATTGCAAACTAAACAATCTGTTTTTGAAGGAACTTTTGAAGAAGATAGTTTAGAAACGATTGAAAACATAAAAGGTCGCTTTATAAATGTAGCCTTGGTAGGTAATCCCAATTGCGGTAAAACTACCTTGTTTAATTATGCTTCGGGGTCACACGAAAAAGTAGGGAATTATGGCGGTGTAACTGTTGATTCAAAAGAAGCGTATGTAAAACAGGGTGATTACAAATTGAAACTTGTTGATCTGCCTGGTACATACTCTATAACTGAATATACACCCGAGGAATTGTATGTCCGCTCTCACATTATCGAAAACAAACCTGATGTGGTGGTCAATGTAATTGATGCTTCCAATTTGGAACGTAACTTGTTTCTTACTACACAACTTATTGATATGAACATAAAAGTGGTGATAGCCCTGAATATGTTTGATGAGTTAGAAGAAAAAGGAATAAAATTGGATTATCAGTCGTTGGGGAAAATGATAGGTATTCCTATTGTTCCCACGGTTGCTGTAAAAGGTAAAGGTATTCCCGAATTAATAAGTAAAGTTATCGAAGTTTATGAAAATAGAGATACTACGGCGAAACATATACATATTAATTACGGAAATACAATTGAAAATTCCATCTCAAAAACACAAATGGTTATTAAACAGAATCCGGAAATCTCAGACCGATATTCTACCCGATACTTAACCATTAAACTTTTGGAGAATGACAAAGCAACGTTGTCACTGTTAAAAACTTGCAAGAACTTTAATGTTATTGAAAAAAAAAGCAGTAAAGAAATTCAGGAACTGGAAAAAGAATATAGTGAAGACTCTGAAACTATAATTACTGATGCGAAGTATGGCTTTATTGCCGGTGCCTTAAAAGAAACATTAATTGAATCAAAGAACGTAAAATGCTCCAAGAACCGGAATATAGATAACCTGTTAACGCATAAGATATTCGGCTTTCCTGTTTTTCTATTCTTTATGTGGCTGATGTTTCAAACAACTTTTACTGTAGGTAGTTATCCTATGGATTGGATTGATAGCGGAGTTGGCTTTATCAGTGACTTTGTCAGCAACATAATGCCTGGCGGAGCTTTAAGAGATTTATTGGTAGATGGAATTATAGCTGGTGTTGGTGGTGTAATTGTCTTTCTGCCCAACATTCTTATTTTGTTTTTCTTTATATCACTTATGGAAGATACAGGTTATATGGCAAGGGTTTCTTTTATAATGGACCGGCTGATGCACAAAATAGGATTGCATGGCAAGTCCTTTATTCCTTTATTAATGGGATTTGGATGCAATGTTCCTGCTATAATGGCAACACGCACCCTCGAGAATAGGAAGGATAGGATGCTAACTATGCTTATTACACCATTCATGTCTTGTAGTGCTCGTCTGCCGGTATATGTATTATTGATCTCGGCCTTTTTTCCTAAAAATCAAGGTTTGGTATTGTTTTCCATTTATATTATTGGAATTGTAATTGCTGTATTGGTTGCACTAGTATTTAAAAATACAATCTTTTCAAAACAAGATGTTCCCTTTGTAATGGAGTTGCCCCCTTATCGAATCCCGACTCTTAAAAATACGTCCATTCACATGTGGCATAAGGGATCGCAATATTTACGAAAAATGGGAAGCGTAATTCTTCTTGCATCAATATTTATTTGGGCGCTAACTTATTATCCTCGGGATGTGAAGTATTCAACCGATTATAATGCTCAAATAGCAGCTATTAGTGCAAATACTCTATTGCCTGATTCTGTTAAACAAACAAAGACGTCAGATCTGGAACTAATGAAAGCTTCAGAACATCAGGAACAGTCCTATATCGGTAGGTTAGGGCATTTTATAGAACCAACAATAAAGCCATTGGGCTTTGATTGGAGAATAGGGATCAGCATTATAACCGGGCTTGCAGCTAAAGAAATTGTAGTAGGCTCAATGGGAATTCTTTATCATGCGGATTTAAAAGCAGATGAAAATTCTAATAACCTAATTGATAAACTTCAGCAGCAGGAGCACACTAGCGGCACACTGAAAGGGCAAAAGGTGTTTACCCCTTTGGTTGCTTTCGGGTTTATGCTTTTTGTTCTGATTTATTTCCCGTGTATAGCGGTTATTGCTGCCATAAAAAAAGAGTCGAACTGGAAATGGGCCGGATTTACTATGTTTTATACTACAGCGATAGCCTGGATAGTAGCTTTCTTAACTTATCAGATAGGGAATTTTATAATTTAA
- a CDS encoding 5'-nucleotidase C-terminal domain-containing protein translates to MKRLTILLSLIAFLAGSILAQPKEVLIKLIHTSDIHGQFISYDYIKNSPINGGMARISSFVNEQRLIFPGHLLLLDGGDLLQGQPSVYYYNYKDTVSSHLCADVMNYMGYDAIALGNHDVETGHSVYDRWIRQCKAPVLGANVLRKDGSNYLQPYKIMFVDGVKIAILGLITPSIPVWVPQSAWSGLYFEDMEVSAKHWMKIIREEENPDIVIGLFHSGIEPYKIDGVFNENASAEVAKNVPGFDVVMAGHDHTAFCKKLVNVAGDSVLVINPANGGSRVSDVLLKVRLEGGKIIYKCAKGRLVKMKYYDPDTAYMNNFAPKLEAVKKFMIRPIGKLNKTISVRDAYFGSSAFIDLIHTIQLDITGADISFTAPLSFDIQVNKGTMSVHDMFKFYEFENQLYTIQLTGNEVKKYLEMSYGNWCNQMKSPDDHLLLLKRSEEDNSYSFLNYSYNFDSAAGINYTVDVTKPAGEKVCIKSMANGKPFDLKKKYKIAINSYRANGGGGFLTNGAGIPRDSLNSRILKTSTEDFRFLMMDWIEKKGSISPKPLNQWKFIPEKWVKPAAERDRKLLFKIID, encoded by the coding sequence ATGAAACGACTAACTATCCTCTTATCACTGATAGCATTTCTCGCAGGATCAATATTGGCTCAGCCAAAGGAAGTTCTTATAAAACTCATTCATACATCTGATATTCATGGCCAATTCATTTCCTATGATTATATAAAAAATAGCCCTATTAATGGCGGTATGGCTCGTATTAGTTCGTTTGTAAATGAACAACGACTGATATTCCCGGGCCATTTGTTGCTTTTAGATGGGGGCGATTTGTTACAAGGGCAGCCTTCGGTTTATTATTATAATTATAAAGATACAGTTTCATCTCATTTATGTGCAGATGTGATGAATTATATGGGCTATGACGCCATAGCATTGGGGAATCATGATGTGGAAACCGGTCATTCTGTTTATGATCGCTGGATTCGTCAATGTAAGGCTCCTGTTCTGGGTGCCAATGTATTGCGGAAAGATGGTAGCAATTATCTTCAGCCTTATAAAATTATGTTTGTTGATGGTGTGAAAATAGCTATTCTTGGCCTCATAACTCCTTCTATACCAGTGTGGGTACCTCAAAGCGCATGGTCGGGACTCTACTTTGAAGACATGGAGGTGTCGGCTAAACACTGGATGAAAATAATAAGGGAAGAAGAGAATCCGGATATAGTTATCGGCCTTTTCCACTCGGGTATAGAGCCATACAAAATTGACGGGGTGTTCAACGAAAATGCTTCTGCCGAAGTGGCAAAGAATGTTCCGGGGTTTGATGTTGTGATGGCAGGGCATGACCATACGGCTTTCTGTAAAAAACTGGTTAATGTAGCCGGAGACTCAGTCCTGGTTATCAATCCCGCCAATGGAGGAAGCAGGGTTTCTGATGTCTTATTGAAAGTGAGATTAGAAGGTGGTAAAATAATTTACAAATGTGCTAAAGGCAGGCTGGTGAAAATGAAATATTACGATCCGGATACCGCTTATATGAATAACTTTGCACCTAAATTAGAGGCTGTAAAGAAGTTTATGATACGGCCTATAGGGAAGCTAAACAAAACAATATCTGTTCGCGATGCATACTTTGGATCATCAGCCTTTATTGACTTGATTCATACCATACAACTTGATATTACAGGGGCGGATATATCTTTTACGGCACCGCTTTCATTTGATATTCAGGTTAATAAAGGAACCATGTCTGTGCATGATATGTTTAAGTTTTACGAATTTGAAAATCAGCTTTACACAATTCAGCTTACCGGAAACGAGGTGAAGAAATACCTGGAAATGTCTTATGGCAATTGGTGTAACCAGATGAAGAGTCCTGACGATCACTTGTTACTGCTTAAAAGAAGTGAAGAAGATAATAGCTATAGTTTTTTGAATTATAGTTATAACTTTGATTCGGCTGCAGGTATTAATTATACGGTCGATGTAACGAAGCCAGCCGGAGAAAAAGTGTGCATTAAGAGCATGGCAAACGGAAAGCCTTTTGATTTAAAGAAGAAATATAAAATAGCAATAAACTCTTATCGTGCCAATGGCGGAGGTGGGTTCCTGACTAATGGAGCTGGTATTCCCCGCGATTCTCTGAATAGCAGAATTCTTAAAACATCAACTGAGGATTTTCGCTTTCTGATGATGGATTGGATTGAAAAAAAAGGAAGTATATCTCCGAAACCATTGAATCAATGGAAGTTTATTCCTGAAAAATGGGTGAAACCTGCGGCAGAAAGAGATAGAAAATTATTGTTTAAAATAATAGATTAA
- a CDS encoding GAF domain-containing protein encodes MAESLKKIEGTKEEVYKELLPQIKALIEDEEDLIANLSNTVAVLKETFGFFWVGFYFVKGDDLVLGPFQGPIACTRIRYGRGVCGTAWKELKTQIVADVDAFPGHIACSSLSRSEIVVPLIKNGTIWGVLDVDSAELNTFDETDKKHLEHLASILNNLFLSIVL; translated from the coding sequence ATGGCTGAATCACTTAAAAAGATAGAAGGAACTAAGGAGGAAGTTTATAAAGAATTGCTTCCGCAGATAAAGGCGCTGATTGAAGACGAAGAAGATTTGATTGCAAATTTATCGAATACAGTAGCCGTGTTAAAGGAAACTTTTGGCTTCTTTTGGGTTGGCTTTTATTTTGTAAAAGGAGACGATTTGGTACTAGGCCCTTTTCAGGGGCCAATAGCCTGTACCCGAATCAGATATGGTAGAGGTGTGTGCGGTACAGCATGGAAAGAATTAAAAACGCAGATTGTTGCTGATGTAGATGCTTTCCCGGGCCATATTGCATGCAGCTCTCTTTCACGTTCGGAAATAGTTGTGCCTCTCATAAAAAACGGAACTATATGGGGTGTGCTCGATGTGGATAGCGCTGAACTTAATACCTTTGACGAGACTGATAAAAAGCATTTGGAACATCTGGCTTCCATCTTAAATAACTTGTTTTTATCTATAGTTTTATAG
- a CDS encoding hemerythrin domain-containing protein, with translation MDKQLKYKETDKMSDLICEDYTLLQVMSRFGLSLGFGDKTVKEVCLLNQVDYRTFLAVVNFIDEGYLRMDSGFDGLSISSLINYLQQAHSYFLGFNFPTIRRKLIDAIDYSENDVSFLILKFYDEYVNEVRKHMEYEDKVVFKYVDSLLRGEQPANYSISVFSKKHNQVETKLTELKNIIIKYYPAKSNNNMLNAALFDIFSCEKDLESHNRVEDYLFVPEILKLEKELSNSKQ, from the coding sequence ATGGATAAACAGTTAAAATATAAGGAAACGGATAAAATGAGTGATCTTATCTGCGAAGATTATACACTGTTGCAGGTGATGAGCCGATTTGGCCTTTCGTTGGGCTTTGGTGATAAAACGGTGAAGGAGGTTTGTTTGCTTAACCAGGTAGATTACCGTACCTTTTTGGCGGTAGTCAACTTTATTGATGAAGGCTACCTGCGTATGGATTCCGGCTTTGATGGATTATCCATTTCTTCTCTGATAAACTATCTTCAACAGGCACATTCTTACTTCCTGGGTTTTAATTTTCCTACTATCCGCCGGAAGTTGATTGATGCTATTGATTACTCTGAAAATGATGTCTCTTTTTTAATCCTGAAGTTTTATGATGAGTATGTAAACGAAGTGCGAAAGCACATGGAGTATGAAGATAAAGTGGTGTTTAAGTATGTTGATTCTTTATTAAGAGGAGAGCAACCAGCCAATTACTCTATTAGCGTATTTTCAAAGAAACATAATCAGGTTGAAACAAAACTAACAGAACTGAAAAATATTATTATAAAGTATTATCCGGCAAAGTCAAATAACAATATGCTTAATGCTGCATTATTTGATATTTTCTCATGTGAAAAAGATCTTGAATCTCATAATAGAGTAGAAGATTATTTGTTTGTGCCAGAGATTCTAAAACTGGAAAAGGAATTATCGAACAGTAAACAATAA